From the Platichthys flesus chromosome 6, fPlaFle2.1, whole genome shotgun sequence genome, one window contains:
- the tbxas1 gene encoding thromboxane-A synthase, whose protein sequence is MEAAADFLNVFLPEVGGSSLTLGLFLIFLGLLYWYAYYPYSVLSRCGIKHPKPLPFLGNIMMFREGFFGPVADIIRTHGRVCGYYLGRRPVVVVADPDMLRQVMVRDFSSFQNRMTIRFATKPMADCLLMLRNEHWKRVRSILTPSFSAAKMKEMAPLINTVTDVLMNNLNVYAESGEAFDIHKCFGCFTMDVIASVAFGTQVDSQKNPDDPFVRHAQMFFSFSFFRPIVLFFIMFPFLAAPLVRIIPNKRLARMNGFFVNCIKKIITQREEQPPEQRRRDFLQLMLDARTSKESVSLEHFDTLNHTDEPNPRNQQVQPSASDQEAHSRAPQKKMITEDEIVGQAFVFLLAGYETSSNTLGFTCYLLAINPECQHKVQEEVDEFFTRHESPDYTNVQELKYLDMVVCEALRLYPPGFRFARDIDQDCVVNGQFLPKGASLEIPAGFLHYDPEYWPEPEKFIPERFTPEAKANRHPFVYLPFGAGPRNCVGMRLAQLEIKMALIHLFHKFNIVACTETKVPLELKSSSTLGPKNGIFVKITKRNSGGVRLNSTLDD, encoded by the exons atggaggctgcagctgacTTTCTGAACGTGTTCCTCCCTGAGGTAGGGGGATCGTCTCTGACACTCGgcctcttcctcatctttctAGGTCTTCTGTACTG GTATGCATATTACCCGTATTCAGTCCTTTCTCGATGTGGCATCAAACATCCAAAGCCATTACCTTTCTTAGGCAACATAATGATGTTTCGCGAG GGTTTTTTCGGCCCAGTCGCTGATATCATAAGGACACATGGCAGAGTTTGTgg GTACTACTTGGGACGCAGACCAGTGGTGGTGGTCGCAGACCCTGACATGCTGAGACAAGTGATGGTCAGAGACTTCAGCAGTTTCCAAAACAGAATG ACTATTCGCTTTGCCACCAAGCCCATGGCGGACTGCCTGCTCATGCTGAGGAACGAGCACTGGAAGAGAGTGAGGAGCATCCTGACCCCGTCCTTCAGCGCTGCCAAGATGAAGGAG atGGCTCCACTCATCAACACAGTCACAGACGTTCTGATGAACAACCTGAATGTTTACGCTGAGTCAGGAGAGGCCTTTGACATCCACAA ATGTTTTGGCTGCTTCACCATGGATGTTATCGCCAGTGTGGCATTTGGAACCCAGGTGGACTCTCAGAAAAACCCAGATGACCCATTTGTCCGTCACGCTCAGatgttcttctccttctctttcttcaggcCCATCGTACTATTTTTCA TTATGTTTCCTTTCCTCGCGGCTCCTCTGGTGCGAATCATCCCCAACAAACGGCTTGCCAGGATGAATGGGTTCTTTGTCAACTGTATCAAGAAGATCATCAcgcagagggaggagcagccTCCTGAACAG AGGCGTCGAGACTTCCTCCAGCTGATGTTGGATGCTCGAACCAGCAAAGAGTCTGTGTCTTTGGAGCACTTCGATACACTGAACCACACTGATGAGCCCAATCCCAGGAACCAGCAAGTGCAGCCATCGGCCTCGGATCAGGAGGCCCACAGCAGGGCTCCTCAGAAAAAGATGATCACTGAGGATGAGATCGTGGGTCAGGCTTTTGTCTTCCTCCTGGCCGGCTACGAAACCAGCAGCAACACCCTGGGCTTCACCTGCTACCTGCTGGCCATCAACCCTGAATGTCAACACAAAGTACAGGAAGAGGTGGATGAGTTCTTCACGAGACAT GAGTCACCAGATTACACTAATGTCCAGGAGCTGAAGTACTTGGACATGGTTGTATGTGAAGCACTGCGCCTCTACCCTCCTGGATTCAG GTTTGCACGAGACATCGACCAGGACTGTGTGGTGAATGGACAGTTTCTCCCTAAAGGAGCATCTCTGGAGATCCCAGCAGGCTTCCTCCATTACGACCCAGAGTATTGGCCAGAGCCGGAGAAGTTCATACCTGAGAG ATTCACCCCCGAGGCCAAGGCCAATCGACATCCATTTGTTTACCTACCGTTCGGGGCCGGTCCCCGTAACTGTGTGGGCATGAGGCTCGCTCAGCTGGAGATCAAAATGGCTTTAATTCATTTGTTTCACAAATTCAACATCGTGGCCTGCACTGAGACAAAG GTTCCTCTCGAGTTGAAGTCATCAAGCACGTTAGGACCCAAAAATGGCATATTTGTGAAAATCACAAAAAGAAACTCAGGAGGAGTTCGATTGAATTCAACACTAGATGATTAG